In one window of Anopheles stephensi strain Indian unplaced genomic scaffold, UCI_ANSTEP_V1.0 ucontig18, whole genome shotgun sequence DNA:
- the LOC118515700 gene encoding uncharacterized protein LOC118515700, translating to MYVKLRSSQELQDVRADIGMGRRTAQGHLIVPLRKNVDSAELARRIQLALGEDGVVRVVTEMGELLVTNIDSLAEKSDVELAIKEKLGAEPGIARVELWELRDGTKRARVRLPLAKARLLIGQKLTLCQCVSGIREVPKKPLDRQRCFRCLLMGHLARNCRASSDRSGLCLQCGEEGHRISQCTSAAKCIVCQGPHRVGHSSCRQNQHSRA from the coding sequence ATGTACGTGAAGCTGCGCTCATCACAGGAGCTGCAAGACGTCAGGGCTGATATTGGGATGGGGCGTCGGACCGCGCAAGGTCATCTCATCGTCCCATTACGCAAGAATGTGGACAGCGCTGAGCTGGCTCGCCGGATCCAGCTGGCACTCGGTGAGGATGGCGTGGTCCGTGTGGTGACGGAGATGGGAGAGCTTCTCGTCACCAACATTGACTCTCTGGCCGAGAAGAGTGATGTGGAGCTCGCCATCAAGGAGAAGCTGGGAGCAGAGCCGGGAATCGCGCGTGTCGAGCTCTGGGAGCTCCGTGATGGCACGAAGCGAGCTCGAGTGCGGCTCCCACTAGCAAAGGCACGGCTTCTCATCGGGCAGAAGCTGACACTGTGCCAATGCGTCAGCGGCATCCGCGAAGTGCCGAAGAAGCCACTCGACCGTCAGCGTTGCttccgttgtcttctgatggGGCATCTGGCACGAAACTGTCGTGCCTCGTCTGACCGGTCGGGTCTGTGTTTGCAGTGTGGCGAAGAGGGCCACCGCATTAGCCAGTGCACTTCGGCAGCTAAGTGCATTGTCTGCCAGGGGCCCCATCGTGTGGGCCACTCATCGTGCCGCCAGAACCAGCATTCGCGGGCGTAA